A portion of the Clupea harengus chromosome 18, Ch_v2.0.2, whole genome shotgun sequence genome contains these proteins:
- the prox3 gene encoding prospero homeobox 3, producing MNLRSGGAMDSPSDLFCQQSSPMCPFGLYRSPSGSAPSAPRCPGGSPPTYPLMSPLLHPNSASQSWGGYRQRPGLFQAPSLEQDLEDGMEDQEQEDDLLVRGQAAAMAGPTLLSHLFPGGMRRGVVSEPEEWCQDVLQVKRLRMDNMGKRDGETQEGEDEKRGRTRSTQRKDEEEARIGGQPRKGSREGRKRQRQELKLQLQETREKLLELQKKVWKAYDKQQTQEDQRRDTGKSEGEKGMMEAEEMEEMFLEEGEEDDHAFNADDLLPTGHISSKKHSQQNMNGTGDLSPDETIDLDVDLDQDLDRGSVWVGCGLVHGEWEGPGGGQKFAQALKQELGSAVARVIDRVIRLYADSENIPPPSSAALVVHDQRNGGFGSGLVNIEEEQRRPSGAALSQALEQSEASSLVPSRHQEKRNNGHSGFPPNIHRGPMPPHSNPNLPHLPQPPLQALLPPRAKEPFLPSFPSGPPGVPLPLLHYTMQHLFARSLSNMPLHKDSMPSEPFLDFRSHGHSFPPLPLLGQLEPPLSSSGRGRDGGIRGGGSGGGMGGLDGGDGSLYLGAASSQEGLSPCHLKKAKLMFFYARYPSSNTLKTYFPDVKFNRCVTSQLIKWFSNFREFFYIQMERFARQAVRDGVMAPREGPLRLGRNSELFRILNMHYNKSNDYQVPERFVEVAELALREFFNAIHGGRDTDPCWKKSIYKIICKLDSPIPDSFRLPGCPVDTHRSV from the exons AT GAATTTGAGAAGTGGAGGGGCAATGGATTCCCCTTCTGATCTGTTCTGTCAGCAGTCATCCCCAATGTGCCCTTTCGGCCTTTACCGCAGTCCTTCTGGGAGCGCACCGTCAGCACCTCGCTGCCCAGGAGGTAGCCCACCAACCTACCCCCTCATGTCCCCTCTGCTACACCCCAACAGCGCCTCTCAGAGTTGGGGTGGCTACCGGCAGCGCCCAGGCCTTTTCCAGGCACCATCCTTGGAACAGGATCTAGAGGATGGTATGGAGGATCAAGAGCAAGAGGATGACCTGCTGGTAAGGGGTCAAGCTGCTGCTATGGCAGGGCCTACCCTGCTTTCTCACCTCTTTCCTGGGGGTATGAGGAGAGGGGTTGTCTCTGAGCCAGAAGAATGGTGCCAGGATGTCCTTCAGGTGAAGAGGCTGAGGATGGACAATATGggcaagagagatggagaaacacaagagggagaggatgagaaaagagggagaacaagGAGTACACAGCGTAAGGATGAAGAAGAGGCGCGAATCGGAGGGCAGCCACGGAagggaagcagagaggggaggaagcgGCAACGGCAGGAATTGAAACTTCAGCTGCAGGAGACCAGAGAGAAACTTCTTGAGCTCCAGAAGAAAGTGTGGAAAGCTTACGACAAGCAACAGACACAGGAGGATCAAAGGAGGGATACGGGGAAAAGTGAAGGAGAAAAAGGGATGATGGAGGCAGAGGAGATGGAAGAAATGTTtttagaggagggagaggaagatgatcATGCTTTCAACGCGGACGACCTTCTCCCTACAGGCCATATCTCCTCCAAGAAACATTCCCAGCAAAATATGAATGGAACCGGGGATCTTTCCCCAGATGAAACTATAGACTTGGATGTTGATTTGGACCAGGACCTGgatagagggagtgtgtgggtcGGGTGTGGTCTGGTCCATGGGGAATGGGAGGGTCCGGGTGGGGGACAGAAGTTTGCCCAGGCCCTCAAACAGGAGCTGGGTAGTGCTGTGGCACGAGTTATTGACCGGGTGATCCGCCTCTACGCTGACAGTGAAAACATCCCCCCACCCAGCTCTGCCGCACTGGTCGTCCATGACCAGCGGAATGGTGGGTTCGGCTCGGGGTTGGTGAATATCGAGGAAGAACAGCGAAGGCCAAGTGGGGCAGCCTTGAGTCAAGCTCTAGAGCAATCAGAGGCCTCTTCACTGGTTCCCAGCAGACACCAGGAGAAAAGGAACAACGGCCACTCAGGCTTCCCACCCAACATCCACAGAGGGCCCATGCCACCCCACTCCAACCCCAACCTGCCCCATCTCCCTCAGCCCCCTCTACAAGCTCTGTTACCCCCTCGCGCCAAAGAGCCCTTCCTGCCTTCTTTTCCCTCCGGTCCCCCAGGCGTGCCCCTCCCACTCCTCCACTACACCATGCAGCACCTGTTCGCCCGCTCCCTCTCCAATATGCCTCTGCACAAGGACTCCATGCCCTCTGAACCCTTCCTCGACTTCCGTTCTCACGGCCACTCCTTTCCACCGCTGCCACTGCTAGGGCAGCTGGAACCCCCTCTTTCATCTTCCGGccgagggagagatggagggataagaggaggagggagcggaGGAGGGATGGGAGGGTTGGACGGTGGAGACGGATCCCTTTACCTTGGCGCTGCATCC TCTCAAGAGGGCCTGTCACCGTGCCACCTGAAGAAAGCTAAGCTGATGTTCTTTTACGCACGCTACCCCAGCTCTAACACACTCAAAACCTACTTTCCTGACGTCAAG TTCAACCGCTGCGTCACCTCCCAGCTCATCAAATGGTTCAGTAACTTTCGTGAGTTCTTCTACATCCAAATGGAGCGTTTCGCTCGACAAGCAGTCAGAGACGGGGTGATGGCACCCAGGGAGGGTCCACTACGTCTGGGTCGCAACTCAGAGCTCTTCCGCATCCTCAACATGCACTACAACAAGAGCAATGactatcag gtccCTGAGCGGTTCGTGGAGGTGGCCGAGTTGGCTTTGAGGGAGTTCTTCAATGCCATCCATGGTGGACGTGACACTGACCCCTGCTGGAAGAAATCCATCTATAAGATCATCTGTAAGCTGGACAGCCCCATTCCTGACAGCTTCCGCCTGCCTGGGTGCCCCGTAGACACACATCGATCGGTGTGA